The Castanea sativa cultivar Marrone di Chiusa Pesio chromosome 11, ASM4071231v1 genome contains a region encoding:
- the LOC142614974 gene encoding uncharacterized protein LOC142614974 — MGKSTSSLLFICNHLIIRVVSLPFPFRAFTSYHYCSTIRENAKTPCQNQNQLLKSVRDHCKSGTFKNLDHALGLFDTMLHMHPLPSIFDFTLLLGAIARMKHYSVVITLIQRMESFGISPDVYTLSVLINCYCHLNRVDFGFSIIATILKLGYQPTQTTLNTLVKGLCLQGNISGAVSLVEEMENEGYQPDAFTCGTIVNGLCKSGQTGVAIRLLRKLEKGNFEQNVVLYSMVIDSLCKDKLVTEALNLLSEMTSKGIQPNIVTYNSLVQGLCNIGWWREAATLLNEMGQRKVMPDIQTFNILVDTLCKEGMLIEAKEVFDVMIQRDIDPSIVTYNSLIDGYFLQNKINEAVKTFNMMVEKGCSPDVFSYTILINGYCKNKKIDEAMHIFHEMSNKGVIPNVVTYTTLIDGFFKVERPQAALELFHKMQACGQHPNPLTYAILLDGFCKNRQIAEAMALFREMEEKKLDHNIVFYNILIDGFYNVGELTTAREIFSGLLAKGLQPNVRTYNIMIKGFCRNELVDEAGELLEEMDSNGCSPNHHTYNTLIQGLLQHGETSKAVKYLKMMVDKGFSANATTAAMFIDLLLSNQVDENIQELLPKSG; from the coding sequence ATGGGTAAATCAacatcctctcttctttttatatgCAATCATTTGATTATTAGAGTAGTAAGCCTCCCATTTCCATTTCGTGCTTTTACTTCTTACCATTATTGTTCTACTATTAGAGAAAATGCGAAAACCCCATGTCAGAACCAGAATCAGTTGTTGAAATCTGTTAGAGATCACTGCAAATCTGGAACCTTTAAGAATCTTGATCATGCCTTAGGCCTGTTTGATACAATGCTTCACATGCACCCTTTGCCTTCCATTTTCGATTTTACTCTATTGTTGGGTGCCATTGCAAGAATGAAGCATTACTCCGTAGTCATTACTCTAATTCAACGAATGGAATCATTCGGAATCTCTCCCGATGTTTATACTCTCTCTGTTTTGATTAATTGCTACTGCCATCTGAACCGGGTCGATTTTGGTTTCTCTATCATAGcaacaattttgaaacttgGTTATCAGCCTACCCAAACTACTCTAAACACTCTTGTTAAAGGTCTCTGTCTTCAAGGTAATATTTCTGGAGCTGTGAGTTTGGTAGAGGAAATGGAGAACGAAGGGTACCAACCTGATGCATTTACTTGTGGAACAATAGTAAACGGTCTGTGTAAGAGTGGCCAGACTGGTGTGGCTATTAGGTTGCTCAGGAAGCTTGAAAAAGggaattttgaacaaaatgtGGTGCTCTACAGTATGGTCATTGACAGTTTGTGTAAGGACAAATTGGTAACTGAGGCTTTGAACCTTTTATCTGAAATGACGAGTAAAGGCATTCAACCAAATATTGTCACTTACAATTCCTTAGTTCAAGGACTATGCAATATTGGCTGGTGGAGGGAGGCTGCTACTTTGTTGAATGAGATGGGGCAAAGGAAGGTCATGCCAGATATACAAACATTTAACATATTGGTGGACACACTTTGCAAGGAAGGGATGTTGATTGAGGCCAAAGAAGTTTTTGATGTGATGATTCAAAGAGACATTGATCCTAGCATAGTCACTTACAATTCTTTGATTGATGGTTATTTTttgcaaaacaaaataaatgaggCGGTTAAGACGTTTAATATGATGGTTGAGAAGGGTTGTTCGCCCGATGTGTTTAGCTATACCATATTGATAAATGgatattgcaaaaataaaaaaattgatgaggCAATGCATATCTTTCATGAAATGTCCAACAAGGGAGTGATTCCTAATGTTGTGACTTACACCACTCTTATCGATGGGTTTTTCAAAGTAGAGAGACCCCAGGCTGCACTGGAGCTATTCCATAAGATGCAAGCTTGTGGCCAACATCCAAATCCCCTAACCTATGCCATCTTGTTAGATGGATTTTGTAAGAATAGACAAATTGCTGAGGCAATGGCATTGTTTCGGGAGatggaagaaaaaaagttgGACCACAATATTGTGTTTTACAACATCTTGATTGATGGCTTCTACAATGTTGGGGAACTTACAACTGCAAGAGAAATCTTTAGTGGTCTTCTTGCAAAAGGATTGCAACCTAATGTTCGGACTTACAATATAATGATCAAGGGATTTTGCAGGAATGAACTAGTTGATGAAGCGGGTGAGCTGCTTGAGGAAATGGATAGCAACGGTTGTTCACCTAACCATCACACATATAACACATTAATCCAAGGGTTATTGCAACATGGTGAGACATCCAAGGCAGTGAAATATCTCAAAATGATGGTTGACAAGGGATTTTCAGCAAACGCAACAACTGCTGCCATGTTTATTGACTTGCTGTTGTCTAATCAAGTAGATGAAAATATTCAAGAGCTGCTTCCAAAGTCTGGGTGA